One window of Candidatus Chlorobium masyuteum genomic DNA carries:
- the ffh gene encoding signal recognition particle protein, translating to MFDSLSDKLEATFKKLAGQATINEINIGLAMRDIKRALLGADVNYKVAKKLIEDIREKSLGEQVIKSVSPAQMIVKIVYDELTELMGGEQKPLNLSPKKLPAVIMVAGLQGSGKTTFCAKLALRLKKNGKNPMLVAADVYRPAAIDQLKALALQVEVPVFAIEEQDALKAALQGLEAARSGARDVVIIDTAGRLQIDDLMMAEAESLKRALKPDELLFVVDSMMGQEAVNTAKAFNDRLDFDGVVLTKLDGDARGGAALSIRQVVEKPIKFISIGEKVDDLDVFYPDRMAQRILGMGDIVSFVEKAQESLDLEKTLEMQKKLMKNEFDLNDFFDQLQQLKKMGSIQGLIEMVPGLNKMVPKQDLENLDFKPIEAMINSMTRQEKSNPDIINGSRRQRIALGSGTRVQEVNLLLKQFGEMKKMMRSVSRLSQSGRKITSQNLALDKFLKR from the coding sequence ATGTTTGACAGTCTAAGCGATAAACTTGAGGCCACCTTCAAAAAACTTGCAGGTCAGGCCACCATTAACGAGATCAATATCGGTCTCGCGATGCGCGATATCAAGCGCGCACTTCTCGGCGCTGATGTCAACTACAAGGTAGCGAAGAAATTAATTGAGGATATACGGGAGAAATCCCTTGGCGAGCAGGTCATCAAAAGCGTCTCTCCTGCGCAGATGATTGTAAAAATCGTCTATGATGAGCTCACTGAACTCATGGGAGGGGAGCAGAAGCCTCTGAACCTTTCACCCAAGAAACTTCCGGCAGTGATTATGGTTGCCGGTCTTCAGGGTTCCGGAAAAACCACGTTTTGTGCTAAACTCGCGCTTCGACTGAAAAAGAACGGTAAAAACCCGATGCTGGTAGCCGCTGACGTCTATCGTCCTGCGGCCATTGATCAGCTTAAGGCTCTCGCTCTTCAGGTAGAGGTTCCGGTATTTGCCATTGAAGAGCAGGATGCATTGAAGGCAGCACTTCAGGGCCTTGAAGCTGCGCGATCAGGGGCCAGGGATGTTGTGATTATCGATACAGCCGGCCGCCTTCAGATTGATGACCTTATGATGGCAGAGGCTGAGTCATTGAAGCGTGCTCTCAAGCCTGATGAACTGCTTTTTGTTGTTGACTCGATGATGGGTCAGGAAGCGGTTAATACAGCCAAGGCATTCAACGACCGCCTTGATTTTGATGGTGTTGTACTGACCAAACTTGATGGCGATGCAAGGGGCGGAGCTGCGCTTTCCATCCGTCAGGTTGTTGAAAAGCCGATTAAATTTATCAGTATCGGTGAAAAGGTTGATGATCTTGATGTGTTTTACCCTGATCGTATGGCCCAGAGGATTCTGGGTATGGGTGATATCGTCAGTTTTGTTGAAAAGGCGCAGGAGTCTCTGGATCTTGAGAAGACGCTTGAGATGCAGAAAAAACTCATGAAAAATGAGTTTGATCTCAACGACTTTTTCGATCAGCTCCAGCAGCTTAAAAAAATGGGATCAATACAGGGGTTGATTGAGATGGTGCCGGGTTTGAACAAGATGGTTCCAAAGCAGGATCTTGAAAATCTGGATTTCAAGCCTATCGAAGCCATGATTAACTCCATGACCAGACAGGAGAAGTCAAATCCTGATATCATCAACGGCAGTCGTCGTCAGCGCATCGCTCTCGGCAGCGGCACGAGAGTCCAGGAAGTGAACCTTCTGCTCAAGCAGTTCGGTGAAATGAAAAAGATGATGCGTTCGGTATCCAGACTGTCACAGTCGGGCAGAAAGATCACTTCGCAGAATCTTGCACTTGACAAGTTTTTAAAAAGATAG
- the rfaE1 gene encoding D-glycero-beta-D-manno-heptose-7-phosphate kinase — translation MTENFMESLLHTFRNKRIAVIGDIMLDKYIFGHVSRISPEYPVPVVDVTHEDHRLGGAANVALNTLSLGAETMLFGVTGADSNREILLELFRDRGLAADGLICDPSRPTTCKTRILSQNHHITRVDRESRKEIDSDTEEAVLDSLKTVIGTLDAIVLEDYNKGLLSERLIKSIITTAKKQNIPLLVDPKLLNFFAYRGCTIFKPNLSEMAASLGIAVQNNDREVEEACLRLQEKVQAETIVVTRSEKGMTLYNGSFTHIGATSMEVADVSGAGDTVIGMLALGAASGIDIITNATIANLAAGTVCQEVGAVPVKPEKLLRAYQEHHRQ, via the coding sequence ATGACCGAAAACTTCATGGAATCCCTTTTACATACCTTCCGCAACAAACGGATAGCCGTTATCGGCGACATTATGCTCGACAAGTATATTTTCGGCCATGTCTCCCGCATCTCCCCGGAATATCCTGTGCCCGTAGTCGATGTAACCCATGAGGATCACCGGCTGGGCGGGGCGGCAAATGTTGCCCTTAATACCCTCTCACTCGGAGCAGAGACCATGCTCTTCGGAGTAACCGGTGCCGACAGCAACCGGGAGATACTGCTCGAACTGTTCCGCGACCGAGGACTTGCCGCCGACGGACTGATTTGCGACCCGTCAAGGCCTACAACCTGCAAGACCCGCATTCTCTCTCAAAACCACCATATTACAAGAGTGGACAGAGAAAGCCGAAAAGAGATCGATTCCGACACAGAAGAGGCGGTTCTCGACTCTCTAAAGACCGTTATCGGCACTCTTGATGCCATCGTTCTTGAAGACTACAATAAAGGTCTTCTCAGCGAACGACTCATCAAAAGCATCATTACGACCGCAAAGAAGCAGAATATTCCCCTGCTTGTCGATCCGAAACTTCTGAACTTCTTTGCCTACAGGGGGTGCACGATTTTCAAGCCAAACCTCTCCGAAATGGCAGCTTCGCTCGGAATTGCCGTGCAGAACAATGACCGGGAGGTAGAAGAGGCCTGCCTCCGGCTCCAGGAGAAAGTACAGGCTGAAACTATTGTTGTGACAAGGAGTGAAAAGGGTATGACACTCTACAACGGTTCCTTCACCCATATCGGGGCAACCTCAATGGAGGTGGCTGATGTATCAGGAGCCGGAGATACCGTTATCGGAATGCTCGCTCTCGGAGCCGCTTCCGGTATTGACATCATAACGAATGCCACCATAGCCAATCTGGCTGCAGGAACGGTATGTCAGGAGGTGGGAGCCGTACCGGTTAAACCGGAAAAACTGCTCAGGGCATATCAGGAGCATCATCGACAATAG
- a CDS encoding START domain-containing protein, translating to MDVTSILEKNWDFRVEHKGVRIYSSRVNGSDIHSFKGETELPVSFKKLISLFHDMASYSRWVHKLAEMEVLEKNGIDYVVRQVISTPWPLQKREMIMRTGLASAGENSIAVTMTGEPDYLPVNSNYHRVRHASGLWVFTPNGHGKVHLTFVMHVDPGSDVPAAVGNAGMFDVPFYSLNNLRALAMDSSYNPPYPQEIEQHIAIVDDAPDMP from the coding sequence ATGGATGTAACATCAATCCTTGAGAAAAACTGGGACTTCCGTGTCGAGCATAAGGGAGTCCGAATCTACTCTTCCAGGGTTAACGGTTCCGATATCCACAGCTTCAAGGGTGAGACCGAGCTGCCGGTTTCATTCAAAAAGCTGATCAGCCTTTTTCATGACATGGCAAGCTATAGCCGCTGGGTTCACAAGCTTGCCGAGATGGAGGTACTTGAGAAAAACGGGATTGACTATGTTGTGCGTCAGGTTATCAGCACCCCCTGGCCGCTGCAGAAGAGGGAGATGATCATGCGTACCGGACTGGCTTCAGCCGGCGAGAATTCCATAGCCGTTACCATGACCGGTGAGCCCGATTATCTTCCTGTTAATTCGAACTATCACCGTGTTCGCCATGCATCCGGATTGTGGGTATTTACCCCGAACGGTCATGGAAAGGTTCACCTCACCTTTGTGATGCATGTTGATCCGGGCTCGGATGTCCCTGCTGCCGTTGGAAATGCGGGAATGTTTGATGTTCCCTTCTACTCCCTGAATAATTTGAGGGCGCTTGCAATGGACAGCTCATACAACCCACCATATCCTCAGGAAATAGAGCAGCATATTGCTATTGTCGATGATGCTCCTGATATGCCCTGA
- a CDS encoding START domain-containing protein has product MSLIEKIQSETCTLRLKNDWLKIFTCPVPSSDFLSFVGIATIDAPQHAVLSLLFDIEAATEWVWKTKEMRLLQELSADNGEKDNGRVVYQLVSAPWPVSDREIITRSQGYMDPDTSEVFIKLECLPDFLPKNDKYVRVPHLEGAWNIIPLSANQCRVVFRLHIEPGGEIPSWLANIAVIDTPYHTMNNMRDMVKKDKYRISVEAPFIKSAKDVIQNYQQFIAE; this is encoded by the coding sequence ATGTCGTTAATTGAAAAAATCCAGAGCGAAACCTGTACGTTGCGCCTGAAAAATGACTGGTTGAAGATATTTACCTGTCCTGTTCCCTCCTCTGATTTCCTCTCTTTTGTAGGCATCGCTACTATCGATGCTCCACAGCATGCCGTACTGAGTCTTCTGTTTGATATTGAAGCAGCCACCGAGTGGGTATGGAAAACCAAAGAGATGCGCCTTCTGCAGGAACTTTCAGCAGATAATGGAGAGAAAGATAACGGACGGGTTGTCTATCAGCTTGTCAGTGCTCCCTGGCCGGTTTCCGATCGTGAAATCATAACCCGCTCCCAGGGGTATATGGATCCTGACACTTCCGAGGTTTTTATCAAGCTTGAGTGTTTGCCGGACTTTCTGCCGAAAAACGATAAATATGTTCGTGTCCCCCATCTTGAAGGTGCATGGAACATTATTCCGCTCTCAGCAAACCAGTGCAGGGTGGTTTTCCGTCTCCACATTGAACCGGGCGGCGAGATCCCCTCATGGCTGGCCAATATTGCCGTTATTGATACGCCCTACCACACCATGAACAATATGCGTGATATGGTAAAGAAGGATAAGTACAGGATTTCTGTAGAGGCGCCCTTCATAAAATCCGCGAAGGATGTCATCCAGAATTACCAGCAGTTTATCGCTGAGTGA
- a CDS encoding S41 family peptidase yields MSRILTVVLMLLVLGFGVFLGSRLNGRGDVQGEQQKKMLEAYSLMKAMYVDDVAGDSLAGAGIQGMAEYLDPHTVYLEPEKVTYSQAEFDGNFDGIGIEFDISSDTLLVVTPLSGGPSAAVGILPGDRILAIDSLPALGITEKQVLRKLRGRQGTQVKLRVFRPLSGKIVDFTVTRSRISTSSIDAAFMLDHRVGYIRLSRFIATTADEFRTVLLRFKKQGMKRLVIDLRGNPGGFLEQAVAVADEFLPKGALIVYTKSRNGGVENERFIARSGDSYETGEVIVLVDKGSASASEILAGALQDNRRAVVVGEQTFGKGLVQRQLQFADGSAIRLTVSRYYTPSGRQIQRVYHKGGTGRESYFQDALTTIRPEKLFTNPDSLLYLKNSEVSVYRTSSLYGLLSSLNGKVPDEKTQLVALKNAGGIIPDFWVTGKSYSDFYQELFRSGSFDDIALKIIDDPRSQVQQYRGSMESFLAKYSEERVFEALVIKTCKSKKIRFDRAVFLRDRLKLAQAVKSRIAHQLFGAVGQITFVVQSADPVVRIAASVPMRQP; encoded by the coding sequence ATGTCCCGCATACTTACTGTTGTATTGATGCTTCTTGTGCTCGGATTTGGAGTTTTTCTCGGGTCCAGACTCAATGGCAGAGGCGACGTGCAGGGTGAACAGCAGAAAAAAATGCTCGAAGCCTACAGTCTGATGAAAGCGATGTATGTTGATGATGTAGCTGGCGATAGTCTTGCGGGAGCAGGTATACAGGGTATGGCGGAGTATCTGGACCCCCATACGGTCTATCTGGAGCCGGAAAAGGTCACCTATTCCCAGGCCGAATTTGATGGTAATTTTGATGGCATCGGTATTGAATTTGATATTTCAAGCGATACGCTTCTTGTTGTCACACCGCTTTCCGGTGGACCAAGCGCTGCAGTCGGGATTTTGCCGGGAGACCGTATCCTTGCCATTGACTCTCTCCCCGCGCTTGGTATTACGGAAAAACAGGTATTGAGGAAGCTTCGGGGCAGGCAGGGAACACAGGTGAAATTGAGGGTTTTCAGACCTCTTAGTGGAAAGATTGTCGATTTTACGGTTACACGGAGTCGAATATCGACATCGAGTATTGATGCAGCCTTTATGCTTGATCACCGGGTAGGTTATATTCGATTGAGCCGTTTTATTGCAACCACAGCCGATGAGTTCCGCACGGTGCTTCTCCGGTTTAAAAAGCAGGGCATGAAGCGCCTTGTTATTGATCTGAGAGGTAATCCTGGTGGTTTTCTTGAACAGGCAGTTGCCGTGGCTGATGAGTTCCTGCCAAAGGGAGCGTTGATTGTCTATACCAAGAGCCGTAACGGCGGAGTCGAAAATGAGCGATTTATTGCGCGCTCCGGTGACAGTTACGAGACGGGTGAAGTTATTGTACTGGTAGACAAAGGGAGTGCATCAGCTTCTGAAATTCTTGCCGGTGCTCTCCAGGATAACCGGCGGGCAGTTGTGGTGGGAGAACAGACCTTCGGAAAGGGACTGGTACAGCGGCAGCTTCAGTTTGCAGATGGTTCGGCAATTCGACTTACCGTTTCACGATATTATACCCCATCCGGCCGACAGATACAGCGGGTTTATCATAAAGGCGGTACGGGTCGAGAGAGTTATTTTCAGGATGCACTCACAACCATTCGACCTGAGAAACTCTTTACAAATCCTGACAGTTTACTCTATTTGAAAAACAGTGAGGTTTCGGTTTACAGAACCTCCTCACTATACGGATTGCTCTCGTCGCTCAACGGGAAAGTTCCCGATGAGAAAACTCAGCTTGTTGCGCTGAAAAATGCCGGCGGGATTATTCCTGATTTCTGGGTTACCGGAAAAAGTTACTCTGATTTTTACCAGGAGCTTTTTCGTTCGGGTTCTTTTGATGATATCGCCCTGAAAATTATTGATGATCCCCGGAGCCAGGTTCAGCAATACCGGGGTTCTATGGAGAGTTTTCTTGCGAAATATTCCGAAGAGCGTGTGTTTGAGGCTCTGGTTATAAAAACCTGCAAGAGTAAAAAAATCCGGTTTGACCGGGCAGTTTTTCTTCGTGATCGCCTTAAGCTGGCTCAGGCCGTAAAATCAAGGATAGCTCATCAGCTCTTTGGTGCTGTTGGTCAGATAACATTTGTTGTGCAGAGTGCAGATCCGGTTGTCAGGATAGCAGCATCTGTGCCAATGCGACAGCCCTGA